The genomic window TGGAACGGATCCAAGCGGCCTTCGGCCCGGGTTCGGTACGCCGGATCGCCACGCCCCTGGCCCTGATCCGGCTCTCCGAGGGGTCGCTGTCCCGGGCCGAGATCCGCGCCTACTGGATGCATCCGGCCCGGACCGCGTACATGTCGGCGTACCGCTGCTGGCACACCTCGGCCCGCCCGCCGCACCTGCCGGCCGGCCGGGACCGCCCGTTCACGGCCCCGGCCCACCTCAGCGGATCCGCCGGCCCGCGCCGCTACGACGTGGTGGTGGCCGCCGACTGGCGGTTCCTGACCGGCACCCAGCGTTCGGCGCTCGCCGAGATCCGGGCGCTGCGCGAGGCCGGGCTGTCGGTGGCGATCCTGCACCTGGAGGCGCTGCGGTCGATCCACAGACAGCGCCGCTCGCTCAGCGCCGACGTGCAACGACTGATCAACACCGGACAGTTGGACCAGGTGCTGGAGACCGACGACGTCGACACCCAGGTCCTGCTGGTCCGCCAGCCCGAAGTGCTCCAGTTCGCCCCTGAGGACGGCTGCCGGATCCGGCCCCGGCGGCTGCTGCTGGTCGCCGACCGGGCCCCGGCCCGCCGCGACGGCAGCGACCGCCGCTACACGGTGGAAGCGGTCGCCGAGGCGGCCCGGCGGCTGTTCGCGGCCGACCCGCTCTGGTGCCCGGCCGACCCCGGCGTGCGCCCGCTGCTGACCGGCGCCGACCTCACCGGCTTCGACCTGCCGCCGGTCGCCGAACCGCAGGACGTGGCCCGGCCGCTGCCCGCCCGGCGCGGCCCGGCGGTGGTCGGCACCGACCTGTGCGACGCCGGAGTCTGGCCCGGCGACCTGGACTCGGCACTGACCGTGCTGCGCCGGTGCCGGACCACCGACGTGCGCCTGCGGCTACCGGAGAGCCCACTGCGGCCGGCCGGTCTGCCCGCCTCCTGGCTGGTCTACGAGCCCGCCGACCTGGACTCCCGGACCTTCGCCGCCCAACTCGACTTCTACCTGCACTTCCCCCCGGAACACCTGGCCGAGCTGACGTCCCGGCCAGCCCTGGAGGCGGCCGCCACCGGCTGTGTCGTCCTCGTTCCGGAACACCTCGCCGAAGCCTTCGGCGAGACCGCCCTGCCCTGCGCGCCCGAGGACGCGCCGGCCCTGATCGAACGGCTCCGGACGGATCCCGTCCGGTACGCCGCACTGAGCGCCCTGGCCCGCGACGCGGTGGCCCGCGACCACCAGCCGGCCCGGTTCGCCGACCGGATCGCCGGGGTTGTGCGGGACGGAGTTCCGGCGCCCGCCCAACGCGGGCGTAACGGGCCCGCTCCCCGTCCCGTTACCCCGGAGGAAGTGCACCGATGAGGAGTCCCGCATGAGCAAGATGAGCCGAGTCCGCCGCCGTCTGCCGCGCCTGACCGGCCGGCAGGCCGCGGTACTGACGGTCACCGGTGTCCTGTGCACCGGCACGGCGGCCGCCGCCCTCCTCGGGCACCCCAGGATCGCCACCACCCTGCTCGCCCTGCTCGGCGGGGTCATCGTGGCCGGCGTCCTGTTGCTGTTCCGGCGCCTCGCCACCGTGCAGCGGGCCGGCGTGAGCGCCCAGCGCGACCTGCGGACCACCGTCGAGGAGATGCAGCGCCGTCTGGTCGCCGCGGTGGAACGGGAACGTCTCACCGCCGGTGACCGGCACCTGGAACTGGCCGAGGCGATCGCCCGGGTCAAGCAGGTCACCGATCGCAAGGCCGCGTCGTCGCAGCTGCTCGCCCTGCCGCGCGAGTTCGAGGCGACCGTGCAGCTCTTCCAGAGTTTCACCCCGCGGGCGCCGATGCCGTCGTCCGGCGACTTCGCGCTCAACCCGACCGACCTGCTGGAACTACTGCACCTGATCCGGACCCGCAAGCCGCGCCTGGTGCTGGAACTGGGCAGTGGAACCTCGTCGGTGTGGATCGCCTACGTGCTGGAACAGACCGGTGGCCGGCTGATCTCGCTGGACCACGACGCGGGTTACGCCGGCCGGACCCGGACGGCGCTAGCCGTCCACGGCCTGGACACGATCGCGGAGGTACGCGACGCCGCGCTCACCCCGGTCGGCATCGACGGGCGCGACTACCCGTGGTACGACCCGGAGGCCCTGGCCGACCTGCACGACATCGACTTCGTGCTGATCGACGGCCCGCCCGCCTCGACCGGGGCGGACGCCCGCTACCCGGCGCTGCACATGATCGAGAAGCGACTCGCGGACCGGGCCACCATCGTCTTCGACGACGCCGGGCGCCCCGACGAGCAGGCCGCCATGGCCGCTTGGACGGAACGGTTCGACGGGCTGACCCGCGAGGGCGAACTGCTCGGCCGGCACGCGGTGCTGGCGTTCGCCCGGCCGCCGGCACTGGCCGCCGCGTTCGCCTGATGACCGCCACGCTGACCCGGCGCCACACCGATCCAGCGCCGGGCGGCTCCCGGCACGCGTACCGGGGTGACATCGAGGGACTGCGTGCCGTCGCGGTGCTGCTCGTGGTCCTCGCCCACGTGGGAGTGCCGGGGGTGGCGGGCGGGTTCCTCGGGGTCGACGTCTTCTTCGTGGTCTCCGGCTTCCTGATCACCGGGCTGCTCCGGCGGGAGATCGCCACCACTGGGCGGCTCGGCCTGGCCCGGTTCTATGCGCGCCGGGTGGTCCGGCTGCTGCCGGTCGCCACCCTGGTGATCGTGGCGACGCTGGCCGGTGCCTGGTTCTGGGCGCCGCCGGTGCGGTTCGCGACGTTCGCGGCGGATGCTCTGGCCGCGGCCACCTGGACGATGAACCTGCGCCTCGACACGGCCGGCACCGATTACTTCGGAGACCCGGCGCCGTCACCGTTCCAGCACTTCTGGTCGCTCGCCGTGGAAGAGCAGTTCTACCTGCTCTGGCCCCTGCTGCTACTGGCCCGGAGCCGGGTGCTGCTGGTCGCCGTCACGATCGCCTCGTTCGCCTGGTCACTGCATGACATGTCCTACTTCGCGTCGCCGGGGCGGGCCTGGGAGTTGGGCGCCGGCGCGCTGATCTCGCTGGTGACGTGCCGGCGGCGGCCGTGGCTCGGCTGGGCCGGACTGGCGGCTGTCGTCACCGCCGCCCTCGTCTACGACGAGACGACGAGGTGGCCCGGTGTCGCGGCGCTCGTGCCGGTGCTCGGCACGGTCGCGATCATCGCCGCGGGTGGCAACCGGCTCCTGGAGACCGGGCCGATGCGCTGGCTCGGCCGGATGTCCTACGGCTGGTACCTGTGGCACTGGCCGCTGCTCGTGCTGGCCGCCCCGGAGAGCCTGCCCGACCGGGCCGGGGCCGCCGCCCTGGCGCTGGGGCTGGCCGTTCTCAGTCATCACCTGCTGGAGAACCCGGTACGGCGGCACCGTTGGTGGACCGTACGACCGCGCCGTGCTCTCGGTCTTGGTCTGTGTCTGGTCACCGTCACCGCGGTCCTCGCCGCTGCCGGCATGCTGCACCCGCCCGCGATCCCGGCCCGCGGCAGCGCCCCCGACACCGGCCGGGCCGTCGCGACCGCCGGCAACCCGGCCGCCCGGCTGCACCGGCTGCTCGTCGACGCGAACATCGCCACCGACCTGCCCCGCAACCTCACCCCCAGCTTCGACGGCGCGCTCCGGCAGCGACTCGCCCCGCAGCGCGACGGCTGCCACGTCGGCCTCACCGGCCCGTTCCGGCCCCGGAGCGACTGCTCCTACACCACCGGCCGCCGCACGGTCGTCCTCTTCGGTGACTCGCACGCCCTTCAGTGGTTCCCCACTCTGGACGCACTCGCCCGCAAGAACGGCTGGCGCCTCTACAACTTCACCCGCAGCTCGTGCAGCCCCGCCGGAATCGCCGTCGACGAACGCCGGGCCCGGAGCCGCTACCTGGAATGCGACAGGTGGCGGGCCGACGTGCTGGCCCGGATCGCCCGGCTGCGGCCGGCCCTGCTGGTCGTCTCGTCAAGCGTCAACTACCGGCAGGTGCTGACCGGTGCCCCCGCCGACCCGGACGCCGTCTGGCAGACCGGCTGGGTCCGCACGCTGGCCGTGCTGAAACGCGCCGCCGGTCAGGTGGTGCTGCTCGGCGACACCCCGTTCCTCAAGGTGGCTCCCGCCGACTGCCTCAGCAGCAACGCCACCAACGTGTCCGGCTGCGCCGACCCGCGGGCCGAGGTACTTCCCGAACCCCGCTGGCGGGAGATCCAGCGCGCCACGGCCGTCGCCGCGGGCGTCCCGGTCATCGACCCGGTGCCGTGGCTGTGCGCCGACCGATGCCCCCTCGTCGTCGGCGACACCATGGTCTACCGGGACAGCAATCACTTGACCGAGGCGTATGCCCGGCTGGTCGCCCCGGTCATGGAGCAGAACCTGGCGGCTTGGTTCTAGAGGTCGGATCGGGTTTAGGGTGCGAGCCCCCGCCAGAGGGGTGATGGCGGGGGCTCGCGTCGCGGTGCGGGGGCACAGCGACGAACCGGGCTCCCCTTACCTTTCGGCCGTCCCGCCGCCGACTCGAATGCCCACCGGTTGTCTTCCCGTCACCCTTCGGTTGCCGCGACCCGGAGGACTAGGTCAGCGTGACGATCTCGCCGGAGGGGAGGGCCAGCATGATCTCGCCGGTGATCACCTCGTCGCTGGAGGTGGGGGTGGGTTTCAGGAGGGCGGCCACCGCGTCGGCGTAGTGCCGGTGCTGATGGTGGTCCTCCAGGAAACGCAGGCCCCGCTCGGACTGGGTCAGCAGGACCGCCGCGCCGCGGTGCAGGCTCTCCACGGTGGCGGCGACGTCGGCCGGGTCGGCGTAGAGGGCGGCGGCGCCGAAGACCGGGGCGTGGCCGTGCGGGAGGACCGGGATGCAGCCGGCCGCCATCGCGGTCAGGATCTCCGGGCAGGTGGCGGTCGCCGGGTCGTCGGACGGCAGGTACAGGTAGAAGTCGAGCTGGTGCAGGAAGCCCCGGGTGTCGACGTCGGACGGGCGGTAGACGAGCCAGCCGTCCGGTGCGGGCCGGGCGGGCGGGGTGCGGGCCAGGACGCGGACGTCCACGCCGGTGCCGCCCAGTGTCTCGGTGAGGCGCTGCCAGTCGGCCGGGTCGCCGGTGTGGACGCGGCCGATCACGGGCCGGTCGGCGCGGGGGCCGGAACGGTGCAGGCGCCAGCGGCGCAGGTTGACGGTGCCGGGGACGTCAACGGTGGTGACCCTGGTCAGCACAGCGGACAGGGTTGCCCGGCCGGCCGGATCGGTGGGCGCCCAGTGTGGTTCGACGCTGAAGAGGCGGCGGGCCTCGGCGGCGCAGTGGGCGGCGGCCGGGAGCCACGCCGGATCGGCTTCGATCACCACTTTGGCGGCCCGGACGGCGGACGGGGTGCCGGGGGCGAACCCGAGGACGGCCGGGTCGTGGACCAGGACCAGCCGGGCGTGCACGTCGTCGGCGAGGACCACCTGGTCGACGATCCCGGTGTTGATCATCTGTTGGAGCGCGGGGTCCAGCCCCGGTGGCTTACCGGCGACGCCGCCCAGGGTGTCCAGGTGCAGGACGGCGACGGTGCGGCCGGGTTCGACCAGGGCGAGGACCCGTTCGGCGACCGGCCAGGCGGTGTCGCCGTGGGAGTGCCAGTCACCGGCGAGGATCACGTCGTAGCTGGAGCGGCGCAGTCCGGCGTCCCCGGCCAGGCCACGGGGTGCGGCGAAGGCCCGCATCCGGGGCAGGCGCGGGCGCACGGCCGGTTCGAGGCCGTCGGCGATCCGCCGGTGCCAGGCCTGGAAGGCGGACAGGTACGCGTGCCGGGCCGGGCTCATCCAGCCGGGCCCGATCTCGGCGCCGGACAGTGAACCGGCGCTGAGCCGGATCAGGGCGAGCGGGTCCCCGCCGAGGTGCCGCACGGCGGGGCGGCCGAAGACGGCTCGGGCCCGTTCCACGTACTCGGCGTCGGCGCCCTTGCGGACCGGATCCAGATAGCCGAGCCGGTCGAGGGCGGTCTCCCGGCGGATCATCAGGGACGAGAGGTTGTACGACCGGAACTCGGTGAAGCCGGGCCGGGTGATCACCAGGTCCTCGGTGACCCGGATGGCCGCCGACGTGGTCGCGATCAGGGCCGGGTCGTCGATCAGCGGGGCGACCTGCCGTTGCAGGCGCAGCGGGTGGGACCAGTCGTCGGAGTCCTGGAAGGTGACGAACTCACCGCTGGCGATGTCGAGCCCGGCGTTGCGGGCCCGGTAGGTGCCGCTGTTCGCCGGGATGCGGATGATCCGCACTCGCGGGTCGAGGTCGGCGGCCTGGGCCAGCACCGTCTCGTACCCGGTGCCGGAACCGTCGTCGACGACCAGGATCTCGTGGTTGGTCCAGCTCTGCGCGACCAGGGAGCGGACTGCGGTGATCAGTTCCGGTCCGGGCCGGTATGTGGTGACGATCGTGCTGATCCGGTGCGCCGAACCGTGCCGGGTCACCGGCCGGGAGCCGATCCGGTCGAAGCCGGTGGCCGCCTCGGCATCGAAACGGAGCCCGGGTTCCGGGAGCAGGGCACTGAACCGGTCCACCCAGTCCTCCTGAGTGGCCAGGTCGACACCGAGCGCAGTCCGGATCGGGGCTGGCACGTCCGGGTAGTCGGCGATCAGCCGGGCGGCCCGGACCAGGTCACCGGCGGCGAACGCGATCTGCGTGTGCAGCCCCTGATGTTCGGGGGCGACCCCGGCCGGGCCGAAGGTGCGCAACAGCGAGTCGAACAGGACCAGGCCCTCGGCCCGGTCGCCGGGGTGCAGATCCTGGAGGCAGATCACCCGGGCGAGTTCACCGAGCGCCCACGGGTCGGAGTCCGGGAACAGGCGGCCCTCGCGGGCGGCGGCGACCAGCTCGTCGGCCGGCCGGCGGGCCGCCGCCCAGGCCAGCAGCGCCCGGGTGGACGCCGAGCGGGTGTGCAGGGCCGCGGTGGCCGGGCCGCTGGGCGCCACGGCGGTCAGGTTCCGCCAGTGACGTTCCAGCAGCTCCGTGCCGTACGCGTCCGGTGTGCTGTGCTGCCTGCGCAAGGAACCCCCTCAACTGTCGTCCGGATCAACGCGCCGGGGGTGGGGTGCGTGACGCGGGGGGTTCGCGGTTCGTTGAGTGACCATGACCGCGACCGTGCACGACGTGGCGATCCTCTCGGACTTCCGCTATCCGGGTGGCACCTCCGCCAGCATCGCCGCGGAGGTCCGCGCGCAGGCCCGGGCCGGCCTCACGACCGTGCTCGTGCACGTGAGGTCACCGCATCTGAAGGCGAAACGCGCGTTCCATCCGCTGATCACCGAGCTGATCCGGGACGGTTCGGCGACTCTGGCGCCCGAGGGCGAGGAGGTGACCGCCCGGTTGCTGGTGGTCCGTCAGCCGCGGATCTTCACCGAGGACCCGGCCGTACCGCCGCGGGTCCGGTTCGGTCGTGCCGTGCTGGTGCTGAACCAGGCACCGGGCGATGCCGGGGATCCGGCCCGCTACTACGCGTTCGCCGAGGTACGGGAACGGGTCGAGGACCTGTTCGGCGCCGGGATCGAGTGGGCGCCGATCAGTCCGCAGGTGCGGGCCGAGGTGTTGCGCGCGGATCCGGAGGCGAGGCTCACCGCGGTCGACTGGCACGAGATCATCGACGGTGCCGAGTGGTGGCGGGCGCCCGCGTCCCGGACGAGCGACGTCCCGGTGATCGGGCGGCACGGGCGGCCGGACCCGGTGAAGTGGCCGCGGACCAAGCAGGAGCTGCTGCGGGCCTACCCGGACTCGCCGGACGTGCGGGTGCGTGTCCTCGGTGGCGGGGACCTGGCCGTGGAACGTCTCGGCCGGCAGCCGGCGAACTGGGAGATCCTCGAGTTCGGCACGGTCGAACCGGTCGAGTTCCTGCACGGCCTCGACTTCTTCGTCTATTTCCACGACCCGGACCTGATCGAGGCGTTCGGCCGGACGATCATGGAAGCGCTGGCCGCCGGAGTACCGGTGATCGTCGGCGAGCACTTCCGGCCGCTCTTCGGCGACGCCGCGCTCTACACCACCCCGGAGGGTGTGCTCCCGCTGGTCCGTGAGCTGTGGGCGGATCGCGAGCGGTACCGGCAGATCGTCCTGCACGGGCGGGAGTTCATCGAGTCGCGATACGGCTACCCGTCCCACCTGGCCCGGCTCGCCGACCGCGGGATCCGCCCGGGTGCCCCGCGACCGCCGGCTCTGTCCGCACCGCCGCCCACGCCGCCCCGCCCGGTGCTGCTGGTCAGTGACAACGGCGTCGGCCTCGGTCACCTGTCCCGGTTGATGGCGATCGGCCGGCGGCTGCCCGGGGACACCCCGGTGGTGGTGGCCACCCAGTCGCACGGCGCGATGGTCGCCCACCGGGAGGGTTTCCTCACCGAGTACATCCCGTCCCGCAGCGTCCTGGGCCTGCCCCGGCAGTCCTGGTCGGAACTGCTGCGCAGCCGTCTGGAGCACCTGATCGACCTGCACCGGCCGGTGGTGGTGGCGGTGGACAGCGTCCCGCACGACGGCATCGTGGCGGCCACCAGGGCACGCCCGGACGTGACCTGGGTGTGGGTGCGCCGGCCGATGTGGCGGCGAGACACCGGAGCCGAGTGGATCGAGCGCCGGTCCGCTTTCGATCACGTCCTGGAGCCGGGGGAGTTCGCCGAGCCGGCCGACGAGGGCGCGACCGTCGCCGATCGGGACGGGGTGCGCCTGGTCGGCCCGATCACCTATCTGGACCCGGCCGATCTGGTGGAGCCGGAACAGGCCCGGGCCGCCCTGGAGCTGGCTCCCGGCCGTCCGGCGGCCCTGCTGCAGCTCGGCGCCGGGAACATCAACGACATCGCCTCGCCGATCGCCCGGATCGCCCGGCACCTGCGGACCGCCGGGTTCCAGGTGGTGCTGGCCGAGTCGGCGATCGCCACCGAGCCGATGGCGCAACCGGCCGGCACGCACCTGGTCCGGGTCTACCCGATCAGCCGCTACCTGCGCGGTTTCGACCTGGTGGTGAGCGCGGCGGGTTACAACTCGTTCCACGAGCTGATCGCTTTCGGGATCCCGGCCGTCTTCGTGCCTAACCGGGAGACGGCCCTGGACGATCAGGTCTGCCGGGCCCGGTTCGCGGCGGCCGCCGGTGCGGCGCTGATCGTCGAGGACCCGGACGGCGAGGACCTGGACCGGGTGCTGTCCCGGGCGGTACGACAGGACGTCCGGGACGCCCTGAGCCGCCGCTGCGCGGAGGTGGCCCGCCGCAACGGGGCCGGGGACGCCGCGGACTGGCTGGCCGATCTCACTCTGGAGAAGGCGGGAAGCTGATGCCCGACGAGGACGACATGCAGTCGCTGGTGGTCCGGCTGCGCACCATCGAACAGGAGCGGGACGCCTGGCGGGCCCGCTGTGACGGGCTGACCGGGGAACGCGACGAGGAGCGGGCGACAGCCCGGCGGCTGCGGGGCAGTGGCTCGTACCGGCTGGGGCGTGGCCTGGTGACGCTGGCCCGGGATCCGATGTGGCTGATGCGCCGGGCCCGCCGGGCGGTGCCGCCGCGAAGGGCGACCGTGAAACGCCCGCTGCCGGCCCGCCTCTACGTGGCGATCGGGCTGGATCTGCCGACGTTGCGGGAGTTCGTCCAGACGGTCCGCCGCCTGGTGCTGGTGGTGCCGGACCACCGGGCCGTGGTGCTGACCGACAATCCGGAGTTCTCGCTGCTGCGCAAGGCCGGGCTGATCCTGGAGTACCTGCCGGACCGGCAGACCTGGGAACGGCATCGCCCCGATCATCCGTGGGACGTGGTGCTGTCCGAGCGGTTGTCCCGGCTCTACACCGAACACGGCGCGACCCGGGTGAGCTTCGTCGACCCGGAGAAACCGCCGACACTGCCGCAGATGCTGGACACAACCCCGCCGGTACGGGAGTCGTTGCAGCAGTCATGACGGCCCAAACAGCGATATTTCCGGACTTGGTGGTGGAAACGGAGTCCGAAACTCCGCGACTGTGGGGTCACGTCGCCCGCCGGTGCGTCCTCGTCCCGCTCATCGTGCTGACCCCGCTGCTGGCCGTCGCACCCACCCGGGACCACCGGTTCAACGTCTACTGGCACGGCGGCATGTTCCGCGACGACCCGGCCGCCATCGTCTCGCACACCATCGCCAGCGGCGACGCCTACCTGCACCTGGGCAACTTCCGCCCACTCGGCCGGATGCTGGAGAAGAGCCTCGACCTGCTCGCCTTCACCGGCATGCAACAGCTCGGCCTGCCCGCCTCGGTCATGCTGCGGGCCGTCTCGATCCTCGCCGCGGTCGCGCTCACCTTCGCCACGGTCCTGCTCGCCGAGAGCCTGCTCAACCGGGGCCGGCTGCTCGGCTCCACCCCGTCCACGGTGGCGCTGCTGCTGCCGTACGCGGTCGGCGCCGGTTTTGTGGCCGCCGGCCAGGACAGCACCACCATCCTCTTCGGCGGACTCTACTTCGGCACCGCCGCTCTGGTCCTCGGTGTCGCCGCGATCGCCTGCCGCCTCGACCGGTTCCGCTGGTGGCACGGGGTGCTCGCGGTGACCGCCGGGGCGGCGCTGGCGGTCTTCAACGAACCGGCCTACTTCGCCGTCCCGATCACCACCGCGGCGGTGCTGCTGCGCGGCCGTTTCGTCCTCGGCCGGACCTCACGGGAACTGCTCGGCTCAGCCGGTCTCCGGTTCGCCGCCTTGCTCTGGATCGGCTTCCTGCCGGTCTTCGCCACGGTTCGCTGGCTGATCAGTGGTATCTGCGCCGGCGGCGGCTGCTACCAGGGTTCCGACCTGATCGTGGACGGCCGGACGATCCTGCTGCTGCCGGTCCGGATGACCGCCTGGCTGCCGCCGCTGCAGTGGCGGGCGGCCACCGCCTCAACGAGCGGGACCTGGCTGTGGGGGCTGGTGCCGGTGATCGTGCTGGTGCTGCTGACGGTGCTCGCCGTTCGTACCGGCAAGGCTCTGAGAAGCGCCCCGCGTCCGGCGAACCGGGACCTGACCGGCCTCGCCGCCCTCGCCGTCGTGATCGCCGCGGCCGGCGCTCTGCTGGCCGCCTTGAGCGTCGCTGTGCGCACCGCGATGAGCGGCCGGGAACTGTGGGAACAGGGCTGGCGCGATTCGGCGCTCACGGTACCCGGCGGGATGCTGCTGGCCGTCGCGCTGCTGCTGATGGCGGGCCGGCACGCACTGCTCGGGGTACTGGCCGCCGCGGTGCTCTGCGGCACGGTCTCGGCCACCGCGAACCGGGCCTTCGCCGACACCGCGGGCACGGTCCGGGCCGCCCAGCTGGACAACCGGATCGCGGCGGCGATGGGCTCGTTCGAACGCGGCCGTGCCGGAAACGCCCGCCGGTGCGCGCTGCTCGACGAGGCACTACGCGCCAACACCGGTAAACCGTTCCTGCAGCACCGCTACGCCGACTCACTGGACGTGGCGTCCCGGACCCTGGCCGAGGTGCCCTTCTGCGATCGGAGCGCCGGATGATCTCCGTGGTGGCACCGATCTACAACGAGGGGCCCGGCGTGGACCGGTTCGTGGCCCGGCTGTCCGAAGTGCTCGGCGAAGCCAAGATCGACTTCGAGCTGGTCCTCGTCGACGACGGCTCGGCCGACGACTCCTGGTCCCGGATCACCCAGCAGGCACTGATCGACCCGCGGGTCCGCGGCCTGCGGCTGTCCCGCAACTTCGGCAAGGAGGCCGCCCTGCTGGCCGGCCTCGAACACGCCAACGGCGACGCCGTAGTGGTGATCGACTCGGATCTGCAGCATCCGCCGTCCGCCATCCCGCCGATGGTGCGCCGCTGGCAGGAGGGCGCCCAGGTGGTCGAGGCGGTCAAACGCAACCGGGCCGGCCAGTCCCTCGGCAACCGGCTCTCCGCACGACTGTTCAACCGCACGTTCACCAGACTGACCCGGGTGGACCTGGTCGACGCGACCGACTTCCGGCTACTGGCCCGCCCCGCCGTGGACGCGTTGCGCCGCATGCCCGAACACTCGTCGTTCTTCCGCGGCACCAGCAGCTGGATCGGATTCACCCGCGCCACGGTCGAGGTGGAGATCGACCACCGCGAGGGCGGACCGTCCCGCTGGACCGCGCGCGGCCTGGCCCGGC from Actinoplanes derwentensis includes these protein-coding regions:
- a CDS encoding glycosyltransferase family 2 protein, translating into MISVVAPIYNEGPGVDRFVARLSEVLGEAKIDFELVLVDDGSADDSWSRITQQALIDPRVRGLRLSRNFGKEAALLAGLEHANGDAVVVIDSDLQHPPSAIPPMVRRWQEGAQVVEAVKRNRAGQSLGNRLSARLFNRTFTRLTRVDLVDATDFRLLARPAVDALRRMPEHSSFFRGTSSWIGFTRATVEVEIDHREGGPSRWTARGLARLAVNGLTSFTSAPLHMVTLAGLGFAVFSLFLGVQTLVRWIGGGSVAGFTTVILLLLVTGTFVLIGLGVIGEYLARIHEEVRGRPRYLIQERAGVTVPDRWVVEQRAER